One window from the genome of Deinococcus apachensis DSM 19763 encodes:
- a CDS encoding carbohydrate ABC transporter permease, translating to MTALPGFRSGSASPRSVLTRLRRNWPAYLFLLPTLLLVGYFAYYPAYIAVTRAFTDWDGLNPPTFTGLENFQRAVADPVMGQATTNMGIWVVLGTLLALVMPLIVAELVFHLRGQRRQYAYRTLFVIPIVIPSLVLLLVWGDFYRSDGLLNQLLGAVGLGGLRHEWLSDPHTALYGLIFLGFPYIDAFNFLLLYAGLQAIPEDVFDAAKIDGATGLRRVLRIDLPLLRPQLGLIAMLAIIGNVQYYISPLVLTSGGPGYATTVPALLMYQTATRDGEYGYAMAIAFLLMILVVVLTLLSRLISRGNR from the coding sequence ATGACCGCCCTGCCCGGCTTCCGTTCCGGTTCCGCCTCCCCCCGCAGCGTCCTGACCCGCCTGCGGCGGAACTGGCCCGCCTACCTCTTCCTGCTGCCGACCCTGCTGCTGGTGGGGTATTTCGCCTACTACCCGGCCTATATCGCCGTGACCCGCGCCTTTACCGACTGGGACGGGCTGAACCCCCCTACCTTTACCGGGCTGGAGAACTTCCAGCGGGCGGTGGCCGACCCCGTGATGGGGCAGGCGACGACCAACATGGGCATCTGGGTGGTGCTGGGCACCCTGCTCGCCCTCGTGATGCCGCTGATCGTCGCCGAACTGGTCTTTCACCTGCGAGGGCAGCGGCGGCAGTACGCCTACCGCACCCTCTTCGTCATTCCCATCGTGATTCCGTCCCTGGTGCTGCTGCTCGTGTGGGGCGACTTCTACCGGAGTGACGGGCTGCTCAATCAGCTTCTCGGCGCGGTGGGGCTGGGCGGGCTGCGGCACGAGTGGCTGAGCGATCCGCACACGGCGCTGTACGGCCTGATCTTCCTGGGCTTCCCGTATATTGATGCCTTCAACTTCCTGCTGCTGTACGCCGGGCTCCAGGCCATCCCCGAGGACGTGTTCGACGCGGCCAAGATTGACGGGGCGACGGGGCTGCGGCGGGTGCTGCGAATCGACCTGCCGCTGCTGCGCCCGCAACTGGGCCTCATCGCCATGCTGGCGATCATCGGGAACGTCCAGTATTACATCAGCCCCCTCGTACTGACCTCGGGCGGGCCGGGCTACGCGACGACGGTGCCCGCGCTGCTGATGTACCAGACGGCGACCCGTGACGGCGAGTACGGCTACGCCATGGCAATTGCCTTCCTGCTGATGATCCTCGTCGTGGTCCTGACCCTGCTCTCGCGCCTGATCAGCCGGGGGAACCGGTGA
- a CDS encoding ABC transporter substrate-binding protein produces MKRRTALTTALLLSSSALISTASAAPGSWRGTIYMVAADYTPNFPGVKNQLKVFQQIASEYEKKYPGIKIKFYEEPIPDTNTMIRVKAAAGELFDIYWAQSYSLNSTLPKGVANDLAPYFKQPNPYIPGNKAWQDVMDKAQLAESRTPGGQIYTLSGDKVAYTIFYNKDLFKKAGITKVPTTWPELIAASKKLSAAGIYPMHAVPAYPWWSRHFLSDLYSKDYAKLAGYDGLPGQSPLDEAVAISKGILTPKDDRFMSWWPVMKQFTDTWPKDYLAADPGKNYDAFQDFVGQKEAMLYEGSYKVREMLDAGVRFPVGAFNFPKLSKNESKYATGANTANAYAGTGGFQYAMSTPQSNKTMREKGKTEAVIDWMRYFGTPRNLQRLTAEQGTYAPTWPGTTVKLALSNFDAGAITAQLKLPERSIGAATATANLGWVDMQRIFGLYLSGNITLDQAKQQAQTVLDRAAQDYARKNKIDLSKYK; encoded by the coding sequence ATGAAACGCCGCACTGCCCTGACGACCGCCCTGCTTCTGAGTTCAAGCGCCCTGATCTCGACGGCGAGTGCCGCGCCCGGCTCCTGGCGCGGCACGATCTACATGGTCGCCGCCGACTACACGCCCAATTTTCCCGGCGTCAAGAATCAGCTCAAGGTCTTTCAGCAGATCGCCAGCGAGTACGAGAAGAAGTACCCCGGCATCAAGATCAAGTTCTACGAGGAGCCCATCCCCGATACGAACACCATGATCCGGGTCAAGGCGGCGGCGGGCGAACTCTTCGACATCTACTGGGCGCAGTCGTACAGCTTGAACTCCACCCTGCCTAAAGGGGTGGCGAACGACCTCGCCCCGTACTTCAAGCAGCCCAACCCCTACATCCCCGGCAACAAGGCCTGGCAGGACGTGATGGACAAGGCCCAGCTCGCCGAGAGCCGCACGCCGGGGGGGCAGATCTACACCCTGAGCGGCGACAAGGTCGCTTACACCATCTTCTACAACAAGGACCTCTTCAAAAAGGCCGGGATCACCAAGGTGCCGACGACCTGGCCCGAACTGATCGCCGCGTCCAAGAAGCTGAGCGCGGCGGGCATCTACCCCATGCACGCGGTCCCGGCCTACCCGTGGTGGAGCCGCCACTTCCTCTCGGACCTGTACTCCAAGGATTACGCGAAGCTGGCGGGCTACGACGGGCTGCCCGGCCAGTCGCCGCTCGACGAGGCGGTGGCGATTTCCAAGGGCATCCTGACGCCGAAGGACGACCGCTTCATGTCGTGGTGGCCGGTGATGAAGCAGTTCACCGACACCTGGCCCAAGGACTACCTCGCCGCCGACCCTGGCAAGAACTACGACGCCTTCCAGGACTTTGTGGGCCAGAAGGAAGCCATGCTCTACGAGGGCAGCTATAAGGTCCGCGAGATGCTGGACGCCGGGGTGAGGTTCCCGGTCGGGGCCTTCAACTTCCCCAAACTCAGCAAGAACGAGAGCAAGTACGCGACCGGCGCGAACACCGCCAACGCCTACGCGGGCACGGGCGGCTTCCAGTACGCCATGAGCACGCCGCAGTCGAACAAGACGATGCGCGAGAAGGGCAAGACCGAGGCGGTCATTGACTGGATGCGCTACTTCGGGACGCCCAGAAACCTCCAGCGCCTGACCGCCGAGCAGGGCACCTACGCGCCGACCTGGCCCGGCACAACCGTGAAGCTCGCCCTGAGCAACTTCGACGCGGGGGCGATCACCGCGCAACTCAAGCTGCCCGAGCGGTCCATCGGGGCGGCCACCGCCACGGCGAATCTGGGCTGGGTGGACATGCAGCGCATCTTCGGGCTGTACCTCAGCGGGAACATCACGCTCGACCAGGCCAAACAGCAGGCGCAGACGGTGCTGGACCGCGCCGCGCAGGACTACGCCCGCAAGAACAAGATCGACCTGTCGAAGTACAAGTGA
- a CDS encoding PQQ-dependent sugar dehydrogenase yields the protein MLKRMLVAGALALVGGAMAQTPTLKAPDGFRVTLFAEGFQQPRFMAVAPNGDVFVSDPQAGTVTRLPDQNGDGKADGKTVFASGLNRPHGLAFHGGSLYVANTDGVVRFAYKAGQTKASGGPQQLVSLPAGGGHWTRTVVFGPDGKMYVATGSSCNVCEESDKRRAAVWVYDADGKNGKPYATGLRNPVGLEWYDGALYATNNGRDLLGDNIPPEGFYRTKAGGFYGWPYCYTTQAGEAQVWDKDFGQSSAATCAKATPAFALTTAHSAPLGLAFYDGKTFPSAYRGQMFAALHGSWNRSTKSGYKVVTVDPKTGKVTDFLTGFLSGQRVLGRPVDLVVARDGSLLLTDDGEGRIWRIQYVGG from the coding sequence ATGTTGAAACGAATGCTGGTGGCGGGGGCGCTGGCCCTCGTGGGTGGGGCGATGGCACAGACGCCGACCCTCAAGGCGCCGGACGGCTTCCGGGTGACCCTGTTCGCCGAGGGGTTCCAGCAGCCGCGATTCATGGCGGTGGCCCCGAACGGCGACGTGTTCGTCTCGGACCCGCAGGCGGGAACGGTGACCAGGCTGCCCGACCAGAACGGGGACGGCAAGGCGGACGGCAAGACGGTCTTCGCCTCCGGCCTGAACCGCCCGCATGGCCTCGCCTTCCACGGCGGTTCCCTCTACGTGGCGAACACCGACGGGGTGGTGCGCTTCGCCTACAAGGCGGGGCAGACGAAGGCGAGCGGGGGACCGCAGCAACTCGTCAGCCTCCCCGCTGGGGGTGGGCACTGGACGCGCACGGTCGTGTTCGGGCCGGACGGGAAGATGTACGTGGCGACCGGTAGCAGTTGCAACGTCTGCGAGGAGAGCGACAAGCGCCGCGCCGCCGTGTGGGTCTACGACGCCGATGGCAAGAACGGGAAACCCTACGCAACCGGGCTGCGGAATCCGGTGGGCCTGGAGTGGTATGACGGCGCTCTCTACGCCACTAACAACGGGCGCGACCTGCTGGGCGACAACATCCCGCCCGAGGGCTTCTACCGCACGAAGGCGGGCGGATTCTACGGCTGGCCGTACTGCTACACGACTCAGGCCGGGGAGGCGCAGGTGTGGGACAAGGATTTCGGGCAGAGCAGCGCGGCCACCTGCGCTAAAGCTACGCCCGCCTTCGCCCTGACCACCGCCCACTCCGCGCCGCTGGGCCTGGCCTTTTACGATGGCAAGACGTTCCCCAGCGCGTACCGCGGCCAGATGTTCGCGGCCCTCCACGGCTCGTGGAACCGCAGCACCAAGAGCGGCTACAAGGTCGTGACGGTGGACCCGAAGACCGGGAAGGTGACGGACTTCCTGACCGGCTTCCTGAGCGGGCAGCGCGTGCTGGGCCGCCCGGTGGACCTCGTGGTGGCGCGGGACGGGTCGCTGCTGCTGACGGACGACGGGGAGGGGCGGATCTGGCGCATCCAGTACGTGGGGGGGTGA
- a CDS encoding cupin domain-containing protein, which produces MTAQPRFWKRFFDRPLSRREVIRAAATLGAASLPLLRGSALAQNAPGVPAPATPAPRSSLPADYVRRLPELPSAVIPAEVTARKGNQKVWPVLRGISIAQVEIPVGSWRATHLHTNTSELAVVLEGTARAGLQTPEREWLEVELGAGDCVYFPAGWPHWVRNTGDSVLRAYFNYGHEQPVTVEVQP; this is translated from the coding sequence ATGACTGCCCAACCCCGGTTCTGGAAACGCTTCTTCGACCGCCCCCTCTCCCGCCGTGAGGTCATCCGTGCCGCGGCCACCCTCGGTGCCGCCAGCCTTCCCCTGCTGCGCGGGAGTGCCCTTGCTCAGAACGCCCCCGGGGTCCCGGCACCCGCCACACCCGCCCCCCGCAGTTCATTGCCCGCGGATTACGTGCGGCGCCTGCCGGAACTGCCGTCTGCCGTCATTCCGGCCGAGGTCACGGCTCGTAAGGGGAATCAGAAGGTGTGGCCGGTGCTGCGGGGCATTTCCATCGCGCAGGTGGAGATTCCCGTCGGCAGTTGGCGCGCGACCCACCTGCATACCAATACCTCGGAATTGGCCGTTGTGCTGGAGGGGACCGCCCGTGCAGGCCTGCAGACTCCAGAGCGGGAATGGCTCGAGGTCGAGCTGGGCGCGGGCGACTGCGTGTATTTCCCGGCGGGGTGGCCGCACTGGGTGCGGAATACGGGGGACAGCGTGTTGAGGGCCTACTTCAATTACGGCCATGAGCAGCCGGTAACCGTGGAAGTCCAACCCTGA
- the aroA gene encoding 3-phosphoshikimate 1-carboxyvinyltransferase, with translation MTPDGLPERFDVIVHPARELRGELRAQPSKNYTTRYLLAAALAEGETRVVGAATSEDAEALIRCLRDWGAGVERVGDLQSSAGEDVVVRGFGARPRSGMTLNPGNAGAVARFLMGVAALTTGTTLVTDYADSLGKRPQGDLLEALERLGVRVSSNGGRMPVTISGPVRGGLVVVSAERSSQYASALMFLAPLLPEGLDLRLTGEIKSHAPLRQTLATLADFGVRASASDDLSRISIPGGQTYRAGRVLVPGDYPGSAAILAAAAILPGEVTVSNLREGDLQGEREAVDVLREMAADIVREGDRVTVRGGGPLHAVTRDGDGFTDAVQALTAAAAFAHGTTTWENVATLRLKECDRISDTRRELERLGLSASETEASLSVTGAGRIAGGVTADGHGDHRMIMLLTLLGLRAEAPVRITGAHHIRKSYPLFFRHLEGLGVRFEYPQTGG, from the coding sequence ATGACCCCCGACGGCCTGCCCGAGCGTTTCGACGTGATCGTCCATCCCGCCCGCGAGCTTCGGGGGGAACTGCGCGCGCAGCCGAGCAAGAACTACACGACGCGCTATCTGCTCGCGGCGGCGCTGGCGGAAGGGGAGACGCGCGTGGTGGGCGCGGCCACCAGCGAGGACGCGGAGGCACTGATTCGCTGTCTGCGGGACTGGGGCGCGGGCGTGGAGCGGGTGGGGGACTTGCAAAGCTCCGCAGGAGAGGACGTGGTGGTGCGCGGCTTCGGGGCGCGTCCGCGGTCGGGGATGACGCTCAACCCCGGCAACGCGGGGGCCGTCGCCCGCTTCCTGATGGGCGTGGCGGCGCTGACCACCGGAACGACGTTGGTCACCGACTACGCTGACTCGCTGGGGAAACGGCCGCAGGGGGACCTCCTTGAAGCGCTGGAACGCCTGGGGGTGCGGGTGAGCAGCAACGGCGGACGGATGCCGGTGACGATCAGCGGTCCGGTGCGGGGCGGCCTGGTAGTGGTGTCGGCCGAGCGCTCGAGCCAGTACGCTTCAGCCCTGATGTTCCTCGCGCCGCTGCTGCCAGAGGGGCTGGACCTGCGCCTGACGGGCGAGATCAAGAGCCACGCACCGCTGCGGCAGACGCTAGCGACGCTCGCCGACTTCGGGGTCCGCGCGAGTGCGAGCGACGACCTCTCCCGCATCTCCATCCCCGGCGGGCAGACGTACCGGGCGGGCCGCGTCCTGGTGCCGGGAGACTACCCGGGAAGTGCCGCGATCCTCGCCGCCGCCGCGATCCTCCCCGGCGAGGTGACGGTTTCGAACTTGCGCGAAGGCGACCTTCAGGGTGAGCGCGAGGCGGTGGACGTGCTTCGCGAGATGGCTGCCGACATCGTGCGCGAGGGGGACCGGGTGACGGTGCGGGGCGGGGGGCCTCTTCATGCTGTTACGCGTGATGGGGACGGCTTCACTGACGCCGTGCAGGCGCTCACCGCCGCCGCCGCCTTCGCCCACGGCACGACGACCTGGGAGAACGTCGCCACCCTGCGCCTGAAGGAGTGCGACCGCATCAGCGACACCCGCCGCGAGCTGGAACGTCTGGGTTTAAGTGCCAGTGAGACGGAGGCCAGCCTGAGCGTGACGGGGGCCGGGCGCATCGCGGGGGGCGTCACCGCCGACGGGCACGGCGACCACCGCATGATCATGCTGCTGACGCTGCTGGGGCTCCGGGCCGAGGCCCCCGTCCGCATCACCGGGGCGCACCACATTCGCAAGAGCTACCCGCTGTTTTTCCGCCACCTGGAGGGGCTGGGGGTACGGTTCGAGTACCCCCAGACAGGGGGATAG
- a CDS encoding saccharopine dehydrogenase family protein, whose translation MSKVMIIGAGGVGNVVAKKCAQNDEVFTEVLLASRTVSKCDKIVAEIHEHMPQSRTKFTTAAVDADNVPELAALIREFGPELVINVALPYQDLTIMDACLETGVHYLDTANYEPRDVAKFEYKWQWAYRERFEQAGLMALLGCGFDPGATNVFTAHHAKHHFKEIHYLDIVDCNNGSHGKAFATNFNPEINIREITANGRYWEGGDWVETQPLEISQDIYYPNVATRKSFVLYHEELESLVLNFPTIKRARFWMTFGEQYIKHLTVLEAVGMTSIEPINFRGQEIAPIEFLKAVLPAPESLAANYTGQTCIGVQARGIGHDGQEKVHFVYNVKDHAECYREVQAQGVSYTTGVPAMIGAMLMLQKAWFKPGVYNVEEFDPDPFIAGMNRWGLPVDELPGIQLVLD comes from the coding sequence ATGAGCAAGGTTATGATTATCGGCGCGGGTGGCGTGGGCAACGTTGTCGCCAAGAAGTGCGCGCAGAACGACGAGGTGTTCACCGAGGTGCTGCTCGCCAGCCGCACGGTGAGCAAGTGCGACAAGATCGTCGCGGAGATTCACGAGCACATGCCCCAGAGCCGCACGAAGTTCACGACCGCCGCCGTGGACGCCGACAACGTGCCGGAGCTCGCCGCCCTGATCCGCGAGTTCGGGCCGGAACTGGTCATCAACGTGGCGCTGCCGTACCAGGACCTCACCATCATGGACGCCTGCCTGGAGACGGGCGTGCACTACCTCGACACCGCGAACTACGAGCCAAGAGATGTGGCGAAGTTCGAGTACAAGTGGCAGTGGGCCTACCGTGAGCGCTTCGAGCAGGCGGGCCTGATGGCGCTGCTGGGCTGCGGCTTCGACCCCGGCGCGACGAACGTCTTTACCGCGCACCACGCCAAGCACCACTTCAAGGAAATCCACTACCTCGACATCGTGGACTGCAACAACGGCAGCCACGGCAAGGCGTTCGCCACCAACTTCAACCCCGAGATCAACATCCGCGAGATCACGGCGAACGGGCGTTACTGGGAAGGCGGCGACTGGGTCGAGACGCAGCCCCTCGAGATCAGCCAGGACATCTACTACCCCAACGTGGCGACCCGCAAGAGCTTCGTCCTGTACCACGAGGAGCTGGAATCGCTCGTCCTCAACTTCCCGACGATCAAGCGGGCCCGCTTCTGGATGACGTTCGGGGAACAGTACATCAAGCACCTGACTGTGCTGGAGGCGGTGGGCATGACGAGCATCGAGCCCATCAACTTCCGGGGCCAAGAGATCGCGCCCATCGAGTTCCTGAAGGCGGTGCTGCCCGCGCCCGAATCACTGGCGGCAAATTACACCGGGCAGACCTGCATCGGTGTGCAGGCGCGCGGCATCGGCCACGACGGGCAGGAGAAGGTCCACTTCGTCTACAACGTCAAGGACCACGCCGAGTGCTACCGCGAGGTGCAGGCCCAGGGCGTCTCGTACACGACGGGCGTACCCGCCATGATCGGCGCGATGCTGATGCTGCAAAAGGCCTGGTTCAAACCCGGCGTGTACAACGTCGAGGAGTTCGACCCCGACCCCTTCATCGCCGGGATGAACCGCTGGGGCCTGCCGGTGGACGAGCTGCCCGGCATCCAGCTCGTGCTGGACTGA
- a CDS encoding MerR family transcriptional regulator translates to MRHYDEIGLLTPSERTDSKHRLYSEADLRTLQQIQSLKAIGLPLGQIRAVLHSPGHDPRRVIEEHIRVLEEELERQRALLERLKRLDVCGASWSDLLEVIRMSEKVDRMLETARRVGEEPKFNDEQKKYLEERRVSVGEARIKEVEQEWPRLMSEVLREMEAGTPATDPRVLELARRWRGLVAEFTGGRQDIGSTLNESYQRNMTPEMQAMWSYIGEAMRALDGAKGA, encoded by the coding sequence CTGCGGCACTACGACGAGATCGGGCTGCTGACGCCCAGCGAGCGAACCGACTCCAAGCACCGCCTGTACTCCGAGGCCGACCTACGGACCCTGCAACAGATTCAGAGCCTCAAGGCCATCGGGCTGCCGCTGGGGCAGATCCGGGCCGTCCTCCATAGCCCCGGGCACGACCCCAGGCGGGTGATCGAGGAGCACATCCGGGTGCTGGAGGAGGAGCTGGAACGCCAGCGGGCGCTGCTGGAGCGCCTGAAGCGGCTGGACGTCTGCGGGGCGAGCTGGTCCGACCTCCTGGAGGTGATCCGTATGAGCGAGAAGGTGGACAGGATGCTGGAGACGGCCCGCCGTGTGGGCGAGGAGCCCAAGTTCAATGACGAGCAGAAGAAGTACCTGGAGGAGCGCCGCGTCTCGGTCGGCGAGGCGCGCATCAAGGAAGTGGAGCAGGAGTGGCCCCGGCTGATGAGCGAGGTGCTGCGCGAGATGGAGGCCGGAACTCCGGCGACGGACCCTCGTGTGCTGGAACTCGCCCGGCGCTGGCGCGGCCTGGTCGCAGAGTTTACCGGGGGCCGTCAGGACATCGGCTCGACCCTCAACGAGTCCTATCAGCGCAACATGACGCCCGAGATGCAAGCCATGTGGTCGTACATCGGCGAGGCGATGAGGGCGCTGGACGGGGCGAAGGGAGCGTAA
- a CDS encoding PIN/TRAM domain-containing protein, whose translation MLAFRLVIMLLGLLAGWAAGRMLAVGTGDPDVTRVNTLSLMLAGALAALLLAPRAERLAARELTRLGRWYAGLSPRTVAAATFGLMVALLLSVLLGNLLRGLPFYTWVWSVVVTLVLAAFFVPFAARHADAFGLLAFPPVRRQPGSKILDTNVIIDGRIVELARGGFLEGDLVVPGFVLRELQVLADHADPQKRTRGKRGLTVLEDLRAARPLRVEDWDDATLSTVDDKLVRLARETGGKLVTNDGNLGKIARLHGLEVLNLHAAAVALKPQVQAGDLLTVTVTKGGQQQGQGVGYLEDGTMVVVEDGLKFRGKPTRVQVVNNVQTNVGRMIFARVENQGAA comes from the coding sequence GTGCTTGCCTTCCGGCTGGTCATCATGCTGCTCGGTCTCCTCGCCGGATGGGCGGCGGGGCGAATGCTCGCCGTGGGAACCGGCGACCCCGATGTGACGCGCGTGAATACCCTCAGCCTGATGCTGGCGGGCGCGCTCGCCGCCCTGCTGCTCGCCCCCCGCGCCGAGCGCCTCGCCGCCCGGGAACTCACCCGCCTGGGACGCTGGTACGCGGGCCTCTCGCCCCGCACGGTCGCGGCGGCGACCTTCGGGCTGATGGTCGCGCTGCTCCTCAGCGTGCTGCTGGGCAACCTGCTGCGCGGCCTGCCCTTTTACACCTGGGTCTGGAGCGTCGTCGTCACGCTCGTGCTGGCGGCCTTTTTCGTCCCCTTCGCCGCCCGGCACGCCGATGCCTTCGGGCTGCTCGCCTTTCCCCCGGTGCGCCGCCAGCCGGGCAGCAAGATTCTGGACACCAACGTGATCATCGACGGCCGAATTGTCGAACTCGCCCGTGGGGGCTTTCTGGAGGGCGACCTCGTGGTGCCCGGTTTCGTGCTGCGGGAGCTTCAGGTGCTCGCCGACCACGCTGACCCCCAGAAGCGCACCCGGGGCAAGCGCGGCCTCACCGTGCTGGAGGACCTGCGCGCGGCCCGCCCCCTGCGCGTCGAGGACTGGGACGACGCCACGCTGAGTACCGTGGACGACAAGCTCGTGCGCCTGGCCCGCGAGACAGGCGGCAAACTGGTCACCAACGACGGCAACCTGGGCAAGATCGCCCGGCTGCACGGCCTGGAGGTCCTGAACCTGCATGCCGCCGCCGTCGCGCTCAAGCCCCAGGTGCAGGCCGGAGACCTCCTCACCGTCACGGTCACCAAGGGCGGCCAGCAGCAGGGCCAGGGCGTGGGCTACCTGGAGGACGGCACGATGGTCGTCGTCGAGGACGGCCTGAAGTTCCGGGGCAAGCCCACCCGCGTTCAGGTGGTGAACAACGTGCAGACGAACGTGGGCCGCATGATCTTCGCCCGGGTGGAGAACCAGGGCGCGGCGTGA
- a CDS encoding PspA/IM30 family protein, translating to MSILDRLSRLLRANVNDLISRAEDPGKIIDQALRDMRAAYGEARAEVADAMSQNARLEREAGTNRKLAEEYEKKAEEALRGGSEDLAREALRRAQNHKDLAKGFEEQIAVQSSTVDQLKTQLRALEAKIDEMESKKTLLAARQKTAQAGATLDRVSGFDKAGGAMNAFEDMERKVAGMEDRNRAMADLRQEGDLDAQLKDLGRDRDLDDAFAALKARVQGGDKPQG from the coding sequence ATGAGTATTCTTGACCGTCTATCCCGCCTGCTGCGTGCCAACGTCAACGACCTCATCAGCCGGGCGGAGGACCCCGGCAAGATCATTGACCAGGCCCTGCGCGATATGCGCGCCGCCTACGGCGAGGCCCGGGCTGAGGTCGCCGACGCGATGAGCCAGAACGCCCGCCTGGAGCGGGAGGCGGGAACCAACCGCAAGCTCGCCGAGGAGTACGAGAAGAAGGCCGAGGAGGCCCTGCGCGGCGGCAGCGAGGACCTCGCCCGCGAGGCTCTGAGGCGCGCCCAGAACCACAAGGACCTCGCCAAGGGGTTCGAGGAGCAGATCGCCGTGCAGAGCAGCACAGTGGACCAGCTCAAGACCCAGCTCCGCGCCCTGGAAGCCAAGATCGACGAGATGGAGTCGAAAAAGACCCTGCTCGCTGCCCGGCAGAAGACGGCCCAGGCGGGCGCCACCCTCGACCGCGTCAGCGGCTTCGACAAGGCGGGCGGCGCCATGAACGCCTTCGAGGACATGGAGCGCAAGGTCGCGGGAATGGAGGACCGCAACCGCGCGATGGCCGACCTGCGCCAGGAGGGCGACCTTGACGCGCAGCTCAAGGACCTGGGGCGCGACCGCGACCTTGACGACGCCTTTGCCGCCCTCAAGGCCCGGGTTCAGGGCGGGGACAAGCCGCAGGGGTAA
- a CDS encoding cupin domain-containing protein produces MLRRGEDTGGAFALVEECVQAGLEPPPHLHTHEDETFYLLEGEVEFQVGDRRHRATPGDCVFLPRGLPHAFKLRSPTARLLVLLTPGGVRTAARRGAGLWHRVGRAPP; encoded by the coding sequence GTGCTCCGGCGCGGCGAGGACACCGGCGGCGCCTTCGCCCTGGTCGAGGAATGCGTTCAGGCGGGTCTGGAGCCCCCTCCGCATCTGCACACCCACGAGGACGAGACGTTCTACCTGCTCGAAGGCGAGGTGGAATTCCAGGTGGGGGACCGCCGCCACCGGGCCACGCCAGGGGACTGTGTCTTCCTGCCGCGCGGCCTCCCCCACGCCTTCAAGCTCAGGTCCCCCACCGCGCGCCTGCTGGTCCTGCTGACGCCCGGAGGAGTTCGCACGGCTGCTCGCCGAGGCGCCGGGCTATGGCATCGAGTGGGCCGGGCCCCGCCCTGA